The proteins below come from a single Chloroflexota bacterium genomic window:
- a CDS encoding RecQ family ATP-dependent DNA helicase, with amino-acid sequence MIVLDIERRLSHYDDWQIVEIAALQPGDDGALKTLAYRRYQGSNDLQSEGSHPAGNPSTRVWARDEAEFWSQLLRDRVLVGHNIGHDFDTLRAVFESYDVPLNNVGLLDTLELALLAFPLAGRNRGRISHALHELKEILELDPNKELRVFGEPHQARYDAALCWRLAQEALHAMRAWPAPRLEGVLQLLASSSYLRRFLMTRLGDPPLRPIRVPLSAILGPIPQPDSSPSRSPSPVPPSQAAQLLGPKGPFVRKLGLQVREIQCEMAHQIGRRLEQGGVLIAEAGTGTGKSLAALVSALVYARANPGEPVVISTYTHVLQHQIVSKDLPLLEKALETRVRAIVLKGQGNYLNVDAFDTLRSEHLRLLREGNDGQETRSRGVFLAYLLSWLCAGLEEERQNPGDWRHLFFGELEELSDWWRHAYGSSFTTLLQSLQETPPLLDEDASGRDGKSLQFAQRVAGFAGEAELIIANHALWMSLGILQDLSSRVIFDEAHHLEDAATSALTGEFTADVCRTWAQQSRALAMAMGRNKALLSAAEKVEKSIPGFARLFRQCLDHLRPPEWAQREETNDQAEETLYVRKAWLNRPNTDIVAQAREGGAWLDAPAGVALEEALSTLLDKAIEVSLRIPAGQTLLQQWVSELKKQIGEGLDFLRAVQSAEFSSHDDFCYWLEEDDRDLGAPPSQVQHFALKRAPIQVDDFLRERLMAEGRASVLMSATLSLRGGETVGPCPIDAPGAEGFTFLAERLGLTDPDRVTVWSRPSPFDYPHQMRVLFRQPTRSPSDPEEGQYLHELHAELLTVLRNAPSRGLVLFTSHRHLSALTDALGQSLHQDDLKANPFIHLLRQYPGSPVARLLERYRALLEQGKAAILLGTSSFWEGVDLSGEHSLRTVIVVRLPFPAAGEPIIEARSLWVERQHPGEQGGAFRHYLLPLALLRWRQGVGRLIRDHTSRGVVICLDRRAASSNYAHAFRQALPSGPTGAPACILCNTPEELVRAWAEFAAKGEHAEVLDIVERPWLPQEAPLPILDDRLSIHEQEKVLEEAAQKLVGEGYRRNEAQLKAMAAFAQGRDVLLTMPTGGGKSLCYQVPALTAPEGLTIVFSPLRALIQNQIDDLKEAGVPVPDQAGYLLGRDAQHRRQRARVRQLAEDGHLRLLYLTPEMASFDFALFHRLRVRRIVLDEAHCLLTWGTTFRPAYLRLAQRIRDWRERAGADVAIMACSATLTEKHRQALCQYLGLRDPIEIHGRIDRPNIYWGVDIMPESWEDRDRRLQEVLSTLPHHNQAIVYTTFTRTCEQVADGLIRSGFRAAAYHGKMDNPQREAILGRFENGPEDLQIIVATKAFGMGINNRRVAMVIHYNHPESLTEYYQQAGRAGRDPTQRALALTLYDARDRRQHELLQEKSSLQEDLLRRVLSLVSEQGSLWPEEVLIERIGGERWEAQRKLRRALELLANAGMIYFHEVIAQAVLARGWSCPSEPPDELPDDQRELIEAWLPSLQDPGELYYRAASGADLETCLSAEALISTGVQHNWWRLRGSSRYVWLAPGPEFHKDITEVLAKERVRAIAELDQMVAFLEDDTGCRRSRLVSALSPDETPPPADPCCDVCQVARGLGHPWLDQGSRLRFRSALQPVEAVLFSLLEDNDQPEKDFLNYALMRIQGSHLAHKDRLQSYLQGLQRHGLVWCHRGIWRLTALGQKCLESRDWPAWEEVVSHGGHR; translated from the coding sequence TTGATTGTGCTGGATATAGAACGTCGATTATCCCATTACGACGATTGGCAGATTGTAGAGATAGCCGCTCTGCAACCAGGAGACGACGGCGCCTTAAAGACGCTGGCCTATCGTCGGTATCAGGGTTCTAACGATTTACAATCGGAGGGCAGTCATCCTGCTGGCAACCCAAGCACACGAGTCTGGGCAAGGGATGAAGCCGAGTTCTGGAGTCAGCTTCTGCGTGACCGGGTGTTGGTAGGTCATAATATTGGCCACGATTTCGATACTTTACGAGCGGTCTTTGAGTCCTATGACGTTCCTCTCAACAACGTAGGGCTGCTGGATACGCTTGAGCTGGCCTTGTTGGCTTTTCCTCTTGCCGGACGTAATCGTGGGAGGATCTCTCATGCATTGCATGAGTTGAAAGAGATCCTCGAACTGGATCCCAACAAGGAACTCAGGGTTTTTGGTGAGCCCCATCAGGCCCGCTATGATGCAGCGCTGTGCTGGAGGCTGGCCCAAGAAGCGCTCCATGCTATGAGGGCATGGCCCGCGCCTCGGCTGGAAGGTGTGCTACAACTCCTGGCCTCTTCCTCTTACCTGCGACGCTTCTTGATGACGCGACTGGGTGATCCGCCGCTGCGTCCGATACGCGTTCCCCTGAGTGCCATCCTCGGCCCAATCCCTCAGCCTGATTCTTCGCCCTCACGTTCGCCGTCACCGGTGCCTCCTTCCCAGGCTGCGCAGCTTCTGGGGCCCAAGGGGCCTTTCGTCCGTAAGCTAGGTTTGCAGGTACGAGAGATCCAGTGTGAGATGGCGCATCAGATCGGACGGCGTCTGGAGCAAGGGGGCGTATTGATAGCCGAGGCGGGCACTGGCACAGGTAAAAGCCTGGCAGCGCTCGTCTCGGCGCTGGTATATGCACGGGCCAATCCGGGCGAGCCCGTGGTGATCTCCACCTATACCCATGTATTGCAGCATCAAATCGTTTCCAAAGATTTGCCCCTCTTGGAAAAGGCTCTCGAAACACGGGTGCGAGCGATCGTCCTCAAGGGACAGGGGAATTACCTGAACGTGGATGCATTCGACACGCTGCGATCAGAGCATCTGCGTCTGTTACGGGAGGGGAACGATGGACAGGAGACTCGCAGCCGCGGGGTATTCCTGGCGTATTTGCTGAGCTGGCTTTGTGCAGGATTGGAGGAAGAGCGCCAAAATCCCGGGGATTGGCGTCATCTCTTCTTCGGTGAATTGGAGGAGCTCAGCGACTGGTGGCGACATGCTTATGGAAGTTCCTTCACCACTCTTTTGCAATCCCTGCAGGAAACACCGCCCTTACTGGACGAGGACGCGTCGGGGCGTGATGGCAAGTCACTCCAATTCGCCCAACGCGTGGCAGGCTTTGCTGGGGAGGCGGAGCTGATTATTGCAAATCACGCACTCTGGATGAGCCTAGGTATCCTCCAAGATCTATCCAGCCGAGTTATCTTCGATGAAGCCCACCATCTGGAAGATGCGGCGACGAGTGCCCTGACCGGCGAATTCACAGCGGATGTGTGCCGCACGTGGGCGCAACAGAGCCGTGCACTGGCCATGGCTATGGGGCGGAACAAGGCTCTCCTCTCCGCGGCAGAGAAAGTAGAGAAGTCCATCCCCGGCTTTGCTCGCCTCTTCCGACAGTGCCTTGACCACCTGAGGCCTCCCGAGTGGGCCCAACGAGAAGAAACCAATGACCAAGCCGAGGAGACCCTCTACGTCCGCAAGGCATGGTTAAACCGCCCTAATACGGATATCGTCGCTCAGGCTCGGGAGGGAGGAGCCTGGCTGGATGCCCCGGCAGGCGTAGCCCTCGAAGAGGCCTTATCGACGTTGTTGGACAAGGCTATCGAAGTCAGCCTCCGAATCCCTGCCGGACAAACCTTGCTTCAACAATGGGTTTCCGAGCTCAAAAAGCAGATCGGGGAAGGGCTAGACTTCTTACGCGCCGTCCAGTCTGCAGAATTTTCCTCACATGATGATTTCTGCTACTGGCTGGAAGAGGATGACCGAGACCTGGGAGCCCCGCCCTCACAAGTTCAACACTTCGCCTTGAAGCGGGCGCCAATACAGGTCGACGATTTTCTACGCGAACGCCTGATGGCCGAAGGGCGAGCGAGCGTCTTGATGTCCGCCACTCTTTCCCTCCGCGGTGGTGAAACCGTCGGTCCCTGCCCGATCGATGCGCCCGGGGCTGAGGGGTTTACCTTCCTGGCCGAGAGGCTAGGACTTACCGATCCAGATCGTGTCACCGTCTGGTCACGTCCTTCACCGTTCGATTATCCCCACCAGATGCGAGTTCTATTCCGCCAGCCGACCCGCAGCCCATCCGATCCGGAAGAAGGGCAATACCTTCATGAGCTTCACGCCGAGCTTCTGACCGTGCTCCGCAATGCGCCAAGCAGGGGATTGGTTCTCTTCACGTCCCACCGTCATCTGTCTGCTCTGACCGACGCTCTCGGGCAATCGCTCCATCAGGATGATCTGAAGGCGAATCCCTTTATCCACCTACTGCGCCAATATCCAGGCAGCCCTGTAGCCCGATTGCTCGAGAGGTACAGGGCCCTGTTGGAGCAAGGTAAAGCGGCTATACTACTTGGCACAAGCAGCTTTTGGGAGGGAGTGGACCTATCCGGAGAACACAGCCTACGCACTGTCATCGTTGTCCGGCTCCCCTTTCCTGCGGCCGGCGAGCCGATCATTGAGGCGCGTAGCTTATGGGTCGAACGTCAACATCCCGGCGAGCAGGGTGGTGCCTTTCGGCACTATCTGCTGCCGTTGGCTTTGCTGCGCTGGCGACAGGGAGTGGGCCGATTGATCCGGGATCACACGAGCCGGGGCGTGGTCATCTGTCTGGATCGCCGCGCGGCAAGCTCGAACTACGCGCACGCCTTCCGACAGGCTCTGCCCTCCGGTCCCACCGGGGCGCCGGCGTGTATCCTCTGTAACACACCGGAGGAGTTGGTGCGCGCATGGGCCGAGTTCGCCGCGAAGGGAGAACACGCCGAGGTGTTGGACATCGTTGAGCGGCCATGGCTTCCACAAGAGGCGCCACTTCCGATATTGGATGATCGGCTATCTATCCATGAACAAGAGAAAGTTCTCGAAGAAGCGGCTCAGAAGTTGGTCGGAGAAGGTTACCGCCGAAACGAGGCACAGCTGAAGGCGATGGCAGCCTTTGCCCAAGGACGCGACGTGTTGCTGACGATGCCTACTGGTGGAGGCAAAAGCCTTTGTTACCAGGTACCAGCCCTGACAGCGCCCGAAGGGTTAACCATCGTTTTCTCTCCATTACGCGCGCTGATCCAAAACCAGATCGATGATCTCAAAGAGGCCGGGGTGCCCGTACCAGACCAGGCCGGTTACCTTCTGGGACGAGATGCTCAGCATCGTCGGCAGCGCGCCCGCGTGCGTCAGCTCGCTGAAGATGGTCACTTGCGGTTGCTCTATTTGACACCTGAGATGGCAAGCTTTGACTTTGCCCTCTTCCATCGACTACGAGTACGCCGCATCGTGCTGGACGAAGCCCACTGCTTGCTCACCTGGGGGACAACCTTTCGTCCGGCTTACCTGCGTCTGGCCCAGAGGATTCGCGACTGGCGGGAACGCGCAGGGGCCGACGTAGCCATCATGGCTTGCTCAGCCACACTGACCGAGAAACACAGACAGGCATTGTGCCAATACCTGGGCCTGCGTGATCCCATTGAAATCCACGGTCGCATTGATCGTCCCAATATCTACTGGGGCGTAGACATCATGCCAGAAAGTTGGGAGGATCGAGATCGCAGGCTCCAGGAAGTCCTTTCCACCCTTCCCCACCATAACCAAGCGATCGTTTACACGACGTTCACGCGCACATGTGAACAAGTGGCAGATGGCTTGATTCGGTCTGGCTTTCGGGCGGCCGCCTACCATGGCAAAATGGACAATCCACAGCGAGAGGCGATCCTCGGACGCTTTGAAAATGGCCCAGAGGATCTCCAGATCATCGTCGCGACCAAGGCATTCGGTATGGGGATCAATAACCGTCGAGTCGCCATGGTCATTCACTATAACCATCCGGAGAGCCTCACAGAGTACTACCAACAGGCAGGCCGAGCCGGTCGTGATCCAACCCAACGAGCGCTGGCTTTGACGCTTTATGATGCCCGAGACCGCCGACAACACGAACTTCTCCAGGAGAAGTCTTCGCTTCAGGAGGACCTTCTCCGCCGCGTCTTGAGCCTTGTGTCTGAGCAGGGCAGCCTCTGGCCGGAAGAAGTGTTAATTGAACGGATCGGTGGAGAGCGATGGGAAGCTCAACGTAAGCTACGTCGGGCGCTCGAATTACTGGCTAACGCCGGGATGATCTACTTCCACGAAGTCATCGCTCAGGCCGTACTTGCACGCGGGTGGAGTTGTCCATCAGAACCGCCGGACGAACTGCCCGACGACCAACGAGAATTGATCGAAGCATGGCTTCCGTCCCTGCAAGATCCCGGTGAGCTTTACTATCGGGCTGCCAGTGGAGCGGATTTGGAAACATGCCTGTCCGCCGAGGCTCTGATAAGCACAGGAGTCCAGCACAATTGGTGGAGGCTCAGGGGCAGTTCCCGATATGTCTGGCTGGCCCCGGGCCCCGAGTTCCACAAAGACATAACAGAAGTCCTAGCAAAGGAACGAGTACGAGCGATCGCCGAGCTGGATCAGATGGTCGCTTTCCTAGAAGACGATACAGGCTGCCGTCGCTCACGGCTTGTGTCTGCCCTGAGCCCGGACGAGACTCCACCGCCCGCTGATCCCTGTTGCGATGTCTGCCAGGTGGCACGGGGGCTCGGCCACCCCTGGTTGGATCAGGGGTCTCGCCTACGCTTCCGCTCGGCTCTGCAGCCAGTAGAGGCAGTGCTGTTCTCGTTACTAGAGGACAACGATCAGCCAGAAAAAGACTTTCTCAACTACGCGCTGATGCGCATACAGGGAAGTCATCTGGCCCACAAGGACCGCTTGCAGTCGTACCTGCAGGGATTACAGCGACACGGGCTGGTCTGGTGCCATCGAGGCATCTGGCGACTAACAGCACTGGGGCAGAAATGCCTGGAAAGTCGCGATTGGCCTGCTTGGGAAGAGGTCGTCTCTCACGGAGGCCACCGATGA
- a CDS encoding PD-(D/E)XK nuclease family protein — MNAKERALLEAFVVDNEDLERLETLLAEFNIFEALGAVRQELRHSDFLAFLLDPSQNHGLGDAFLKRFLKRVLIRADHPPVSVIEIDVADMQDAIVLREWRNIDILVHDAENRLVCTIENKVDAKEQSGQLSRYREVITHEFPDRRALFIYLTPEGDEPSDEAYIPLSYGDIADLANTVRETHESTLGADVSTLMKHYTAMLRRHIVSNSEIAELCRRIYRRHKRALDLIFEYRPDLQWEIAEYLKGLVGEHRDAGLVLDHSTKSYVRFALVEWDDVPVLRSGQGWTSTGRTLLFEFRNSANHLTLNLVIGPGSDSIRQILHQTALRHSRIFRGVSKRLYPKWTTIYKIQFLRQKDYEESDFEVLTDKVKSGWSKFLANDLPAIRKTISEIEWPITV; from the coding sequence GTGAACGCAAAAGAACGAGCCCTATTGGAAGCCTTCGTTGTAGACAATGAGGATCTGGAGCGCCTGGAGACGCTCCTGGCCGAATTCAACATCTTTGAGGCGCTGGGCGCGGTGCGACAGGAGCTGCGTCATTCTGACTTTCTTGCCTTTCTGCTGGATCCCTCCCAGAACCACGGGTTGGGAGACGCCTTCCTCAAGCGGTTCCTCAAGCGCGTGCTGATCCGCGCCGACCATCCACCTGTCAGCGTCATTGAGATCGACGTGGCGGATATGCAGGACGCCATCGTGCTGCGTGAGTGGCGCAACATCGACATCCTCGTACACGATGCGGAGAATCGTCTCGTGTGCACCATCGAGAACAAAGTAGACGCCAAAGAACAATCGGGCCAGTTGTCTCGTTATCGCGAGGTCATCACTCACGAGTTTCCCGACCGCCGCGCCCTCTTTATTTATCTCACTCCGGAGGGGGATGAGCCCTCTGACGAAGCATACATCCCCCTAAGTTATGGGGATATTGCCGACCTGGCGAACACTGTGCGTGAAACACATGAGTCCACCCTGGGCGCGGACGTATCCACGTTGATGAAGCATTACACCGCCATGTTGAGGAGGCACATCGTGAGCAACTCGGAGATCGCCGAACTCTGTCGCCGCATCTACCGTCGTCACAAGCGAGCCCTAGACCTGATCTTCGAATACCGCCCCGACCTGCAATGGGAGATCGCCGAGTACCTCAAAGGGTTGGTTGGGGAGCACAGAGACGCAGGCCTCGTTCTTGATCATTCTACTAAAAGTTACGTTCGCTTTGCGCTGGTCGAATGGGATGACGTTCCTGTGCTGCGAAGTGGACAAGGGTGGACGTCTACTGGACGTACCCTGCTTTTTGAGTTCAGGAATTCTGCAAACCATCTGACGTTAAACCTGGTCATTGGTCCTGGTTCGGATTCCATACGCCAGATTTTACATCAGACAGCGTTACGTCATTCTCGAATATTCCGAGGAGTGTCTAAACGCCTTTATCCTAAGTGGACCACGATCTATAAAATACAATTCCTCCGTCAGAAGGACTACGAGGAGTCCGACTTTGAGGTGCTTACAGATAAGGTGAAGAGCGGGTGGAGCAAATTTCTCGCCAACGATCTACCCGCTATTCGCAAGACAATCAGCGAGATCGAGTGGCCAATCACCGTCTAA
- a CDS encoding DEAD/DEAH box helicase — protein MLGKLQARLKARFAFPKPKIVAINIAWVAEDLKEKLEAGGVNIPLPEIPPISDDGALMQARMHLDDLALPREVMAAAVGRDRFILPKAIDLLDMSACLSLPFPDILDMFSGLTFPGRAGKAYAREDVAAKEPAYQEAPPPPSPAAQERCRHGLPRYMCAVCTPIQTPFAGRRTRSGRSRSYGYGASTKPRTLDVFDLLLPYLQPPIETLLSNPALFPKKRRPYQYQVKGIRFLAQNKSALLGDEMGLGKTIQAIVALQVLFRRGEIRRALILCRRSLLSVWETELSKWAPELFVIKVRGTREEREWLWELPAPIYLTTYETLREDIPRMAYLKQRFDVVILDEVQEIKNPGTKKARAVRQIQATYRWGLSGTPLENSLEDVLAIFRYLQPSLFRESAIVSPFHVREKIRPYILRRRAVDVLKDLPKKTVNEVWLELSPRQRELYDREYQRARSQLSRGGITRVHVFDWINKLKQICNLDPETGESCKVEYLFDQLESITEAGQKALVFSHFPNVTLRRIQHRLQKFDPAVFDGSLNDRERIRLIQAFQETDSPKVLLMSVQTGGVGLTLTRANHVFHFDHWWNPSIARQAEGRAHRIGQKRVVFVYDIYTRDTIEERIYRLLRKKESLFNFVIDDLSEKGVQRLITDEELFALFDLEPPRPKARNS, from the coding sequence ATGTTAGGGAAGCTGCAAGCCCGGCTAAAAGCAAGATTTGCCTTTCCAAAGCCGAAGATCGTTGCCATAAACATCGCCTGGGTGGCCGAAGATCTAAAGGAAAAGCTGGAGGCCGGCGGTGTAAACATACCCTTGCCGGAAATACCTCCCATCTCGGACGACGGGGCACTTATGCAAGCAAGGATGCACTTAGATGACCTGGCGTTGCCTCGGGAGGTCATGGCCGCCGCTGTCGGTCGGGATCGATTCATCCTGCCGAAGGCTATCGATCTCCTTGACATGAGCGCCTGTCTCTCCCTGCCATTTCCCGACATCCTGGACATGTTCTCCGGGCTGACCTTCCCCGGTCGTGCGGGAAAGGCCTACGCTCGTGAGGACGTGGCGGCCAAGGAGCCCGCTTATCAAGAGGCGCCGCCGCCACCGTCGCCTGCGGCTCAAGAGCGCTGTCGGCATGGCCTGCCAAGATATATGTGCGCCGTCTGCACGCCTATCCAGACGCCTTTCGCTGGCAGGCGAACCAGGTCCGGCCGATCGCGTTCTTACGGCTACGGTGCTTCAACAAAGCCTCGCACCCTTGATGTCTTCGATCTATTGCTGCCGTATCTCCAACCGCCCATCGAGACGCTTCTCTCTAACCCGGCCCTTTTCCCTAAGAAGCGCCGTCCATATCAGTATCAGGTTAAGGGCATCCGCTTTCTCGCTCAAAACAAATCAGCTCTGCTCGGCGATGAGATGGGACTGGGCAAGACGATACAGGCCATCGTGGCCCTGCAAGTCCTCTTTCGGCGTGGTGAGATCCGACGCGCTCTCATTCTATGTAGACGTTCACTCCTAAGCGTATGGGAGACCGAGCTGAGCAAATGGGCTCCGGAGTTATTCGTGATCAAGGTGCGCGGGACGCGCGAAGAGCGAGAGTGGTTATGGGAACTACCCGCACCGATTTACCTGACGACGTATGAAACATTGCGTGAGGACATCCCACGCATGGCGTACCTGAAACAGCGATTTGATGTGGTGATCCTTGATGAAGTGCAAGAGATCAAAAACCCTGGTACAAAGAAAGCCCGAGCAGTTCGACAAATCCAAGCCACATACAGGTGGGGGCTATCCGGAACACCCCTGGAAAACAGTTTGGAGGATGTCCTCGCCATCTTCAGATATCTCCAGCCGTCCCTGTTCAGGGAATCTGCCATCGTATCCCCATTTCACGTTAGAGAGAAGATTAGGCCGTATATTTTGAGACGTCGAGCCGTGGATGTTTTGAAGGATCTTCCAAAGAAGACGGTCAACGAGGTATGGCTCGAACTATCGCCACGACAACGGGAACTATATGATCGTGAATATCAAAGGGCGCGATCTCAGCTATCTCGGGGCGGAATCACACGAGTACATGTGTTTGATTGGATCAACAAATTGAAGCAGATCTGCAACTTGGATCCCGAGACGGGCGAATCCTGCAAGGTGGAGTATTTGTTCGACCAGCTCGAGAGTATCACAGAGGCGGGTCAGAAAGCGCTCGTTTTTTCTCACTTTCCGAATGTCACTCTGCGGCGTATACAACATAGATTGCAAAAGTTTGATCCAGCCGTGTTTGACGGCTCGCTGAATGATCGAGAGCGCATCCGACTGATACAAGCATTCCAAGAGACGGATAGCCCCAAAGTGCTGCTGATGTCGGTTCAAACCGGAGGGGTTGGCCTGACCCTCACCCGCGCCAATCACGTCTTTCACTTCGATCATTGGTGGAACCCTTCTATCGCCAGGCAGGCTGAAGGCCGGGCCCATCGTATTGGGCAAAAGCGAGTGGTATTTGTCTACGACATTTACACAAGGGATACGATAGAGGAGCGTATTTACCGCCTATTACGGAAGAAAGAGAGTCTGTTCAACTTCGTGATTGATGACTTGTCAGAGAAGGGAGTCCAGCGACTCATCACGGATGAGGAGCTGTTCGCCTTATTCGATTTAGAACCACCACGTCCCAAAGCTCGAAATTCGTGA
- a CDS encoding AAA family ATPase gives MARLTWCTIEGYKSIRDQIRIEFPENGPLVLIGENNAGKSNIVSALDVILGETWPGSKEPEDHDYWKRDSQTGCIQIEVGLTGVHHPRTDEPVSSLVWKCEPNSEEKPLFRVHLDNGDMRYVSNELRNQLMLITIGADRRLSYQLSYTSKYTFLSKLMRKFHAVLTSDSDRVNRLKAAFRDLEAIFHEVEEFARFEEGLAQQFGEMFAGMSYGLHVDFSAYDPSRFFHSLRVVPKEGDERRTFDELGTGQEQILALAFAHAYARAFYGGIILVIEEPEAHLHPLAQRWLAQQIKRMCADGLQVILTTHSPAFIDILNLEGLVLVRKDENGATHVHQLTREKLTHYCIEHGANSSKTSADTILPFYATHATEEILSGFFAKAVVLVEGQTEALALPVYLRRVGLDVTREGIAIIPVMGKGNLAKWWRLFTAYGITVYITFDNDTSDDPNGVHRSDALKTIGVGIREIEEATGTSEWFIRDRYCVFGGDFERCMRSIFGNQYEELEDEAREKFGNSKPIVARHVAEELSGSEEGWDKVEELKKKIRSLVTGRTAAMLNQIQQQDDQEQEFLDSWKEDYELPF, from the coding sequence ATGGCTCGACTGACCTGGTGCACCATCGAAGGCTACAAGTCCATCCGTGATCAGATCCGCATTGAGTTTCCCGAGAACGGCCCCTTGGTGTTGATCGGCGAGAATAATGCAGGCAAGTCGAACATTGTATCGGCACTGGATGTTATTCTGGGCGAAACATGGCCAGGCTCCAAGGAGCCGGAAGATCATGATTATTGGAAGAGGGATAGTCAAACGGGGTGCATACAGATTGAGGTGGGACTTACTGGGGTTCATCACCCACGTACTGACGAACCGGTTTCCTCGCTTGTTTGGAAGTGTGAGCCAAACAGTGAGGAAAAACCTTTATTTCGCGTCCATTTGGACAACGGTGACATGAGGTATGTGAGCAACGAACTCCGCAATCAGTTGATGCTCATCACCATAGGAGCTGACCGACGACTCAGCTATCAACTGAGTTACACGTCGAAGTACACTTTTCTCTCAAAACTCATGCGTAAGTTTCACGCTGTACTAACCAGTGACTCAGATCGAGTGAACCGACTGAAAGCAGCGTTCAGAGACCTAGAAGCCATCTTTCACGAGGTGGAGGAATTCGCGAGATTTGAAGAAGGCCTCGCACAGCAGTTTGGCGAAATGTTCGCAGGTATGTCTTACGGCCTTCATGTGGACTTTTCTGCATATGACCCGAGCCGCTTCTTCCATTCGCTTCGGGTTGTTCCTAAAGAAGGCGACGAAAGAAGAACTTTTGACGAATTGGGCACCGGGCAAGAGCAGATTCTCGCCCTTGCCTTTGCCCACGCTTATGCACGAGCGTTCTACGGTGGGATCATCTTGGTGATCGAAGAACCTGAAGCCCACCTGCATCCGCTTGCCCAGCGCTGGCTTGCTCAGCAAATCAAACGCATGTGTGCTGACGGCCTGCAGGTAATATTGACTACCCACAGCCCCGCCTTCATTGACATTCTCAACTTGGAGGGGCTTGTGCTCGTGCGAAAAGATGAAAATGGCGCTACACATGTCCATCAACTCACGCGTGAGAAGCTAACGCATTATTGTATAGAGCACGGGGCTAATTCCAGCAAGACATCGGCAGATACCATCCTCCCGTTTTACGCCACTCATGCTACCGAGGAGATCTTGTCGGGTTTCTTCGCCAAGGCAGTTGTCCTTGTTGAAGGCCAAACAGAAGCACTTGCGCTTCCGGTCTATTTGCGTCGAGTTGGGCTGGATGTAACTCGGGAAGGCATTGCAATCATCCCGGTGATGGGAAAAGGCAATCTGGCGAAGTGGTGGCGGCTATTCACAGCCTATGGAATTACGGTTTACATTACGTTCGACAATGACACCAGTGATGATCCGAACGGGGTCCACAGAAGCGACGCCCTCAAAACTATAGGTGTGGGCATCAGAGAGATTGAAGAGGCAACCGGGACAAGCGAGTGGTTCATCAGAGATAGGTACTGTGTCTTTGGCGGCGATTTTGAACGGTGCATGCGATCTATTTTCGGCAACCAGTACGAAGAGTTGGAGGACGAGGCCAGAGAGAAATTTGGAAATTCAAAGCCAATAGTCGCTCGCCATGTTGCTGAGGAGTTGTCTGGATCGGAAGAGGGCTGGGATAAAGTTGAAGAATTGAAGAAAAAGATTCGGTCTCTGGTAACAGGACGGACTGCTGCGATGCTGAACCAGATCCAGCAACAAGATGACCAAGAACAAGAATTCCTGGACTCCTGGAAGGAGGACTATGAACTACCTTTCTGA
- a CDS encoding four helix bundle protein codes for MSIDSYQDLDVWQRAMTLAEEAYALTRHFPREEQFGMTSQIRRAASSVPANIAEGWARNSTGEFLQFLRVAMGSLRELETHLLLSQRVGLTTEDQIQSLLETINILSRQLLALQRSLRQKKRK; via the coding sequence ATGTCCATCGACTCCTATCAGGACTTAGACGTGTGGCAACGGGCGATGACGTTGGCCGAAGAAGCTTACGCTCTGACCAGGCACTTTCCGAGGGAGGAGCAGTTCGGGATGACCTCTCAGATTCGTCGAGCAGCCAGTTCGGTACCGGCCAACATCGCGGAGGGATGGGCCAGGAACAGCACGGGAGAATTCCTCCAGTTTCTCCGAGTAGCCATGGGGAGTCTGCGGGAACTGGAGACGCATTTACTTCTAAGTCAGCGTGTGGGGTTGACTACGGAGGATCAGATTCAATCACTTCTGGAGACGATAAACATCCTGAGTCGCCAACTTCTGGCCCTTCAACGCAGTCTTCGCCAGAAGAAGAGGAAATAG
- a CDS encoding DUF3883 domain-containing protein → MNTQTAKLPQNVQALIGEIGEKYVMLHLLLRTLHTSWEVFHNLGEFGYDILLLNTETDSRVRLEVKTRQKLYTTGRHTQRVQFFLTEREYQACDFLVACLLLPDSFFFIVSREDLKVVRVNQRPRWRFTVTLNSQGQPHPCFREYLNAWESIHPDFRLPDEVIPNLAHRRG, encoded by the coding sequence ATGAACACGCAAACAGCCAAACTTCCCCAGAATGTGCAGGCGCTAATCGGCGAAATCGGCGAGAAGTATGTCATGTTGCATCTGTTGCTGCGCACTCTGCACACGAGCTGGGAAGTGTTCCATAACCTGGGTGAATTCGGCTACGATATCCTCTTGCTCAATACGGAGACGGACTCGCGCGTCCGCCTGGAGGTGAAAACGCGACAAAAACTCTACACTACTGGCCGCCATACCCAGCGTGTGCAGTTCTTCCTGACCGAACGGGAATATCAGGCCTGCGACTTCTTGGTGGCTTGCCTGCTGCTCCCTGACAGCTTCTTCTTCATCGTGTCCAGAGAGGACCTGAAGGTGGTACGCGTCAACCAGCGCCCCCGTTGGCGATTTACGGTCACCCTTAATAGCCAGGGCCAGCCTCACCCGTGCTTCCGTGAGTATCTCAACGCGTGGGAGAGCATTCATCCGGACTTTCGGCTGCCTGATGAAGTAATCCCAAACCTCGCGCACAGAAGAGGGTAG